A window from Triticum aestivum cultivar Chinese Spring chromosome 6D, IWGSC CS RefSeq v2.1, whole genome shotgun sequence encodes these proteins:
- the LOC123141663 gene encoding E3 ubiquitin-protein ligase PUB23-like translates to MDMDMEEPPHLFLCPISMELMQEPVTVSTGVTYDRRSIERWLFSYGRATCPATMQPLANLDLTPNHTLARVISSWLDRGSPSSSSSSSSSPSTSSLSSPVHELGTPLTRMLEEERLRSALGDLEETPFKVTALKSMRSCMAGDVAMQIIFVASGGVEAVGRVMAQALAESGAGGDFSAFTVCEEAAAVLAALPLSDKASVGLVLAPECLRPVMALLQRGSAEARLHAMDILTKISSAGAGDHWTAGIDVDDVLKSLLELLSDEVSARLSSRALDVLLDVVERSPSGRAKAVEVGAVHVLVELLVVDADDRHVAERILLLLKRLCKCPEGRLAFAEHDLSVAAVARTMLRVSDLATQLAVKVLWLVSMVAQSEKVLEDMVLTGAVAKLLGLLHVESAPSTKQKTVRMVRIHGVFWRQYPCFPTDLKDYLRLLD, encoded by the coding sequence ATGGACATGGACATGGAGGAGCCTCCCCACCTGTTCCTGTGCCCCATCTCCATGGAGCTCATGCAGGAGCCCGTCACGGTGTCCACCGGCGTCACCTACGACCGCCGCAGCATCGAGCGCTGGCTCTTCTCGTACGGCCGGGCCACCTGCCCGGCCACCATGCAGCCGCTCGCCAACCTTGACCTCACCCCGAACCACACCCTCGCGCGCGTCATCTCCTCCTGGCTCGACCGCggctccccttcctcctcctcctcgtcttcgtcgtCGCCGTCCACGTCGTCGCTGTCGAGTCCGGTCCACGAGCTGGGGACGCCGCTGACGAGGATGCTGGAGGAGGAGCGGCTGCGGTCGGCGCTGGGCGACCTCGAGGAGACGCCGTTCAAGGTGACCGCGCTCAAGAGCATGCGGAGCTGCATGGCGGGCGACGTGGCCATGCAGATCATCTTCGTCGCCTCGGGCGGCGTTGAGGCGGTCGGCCGCGTGATGGCGCAGGCGCTGGCCGAGAGCGGCGCGGGAGGCGACTTCTCCGCGTTCACGGTGTGCGAGGAGGCCGCCGCGGTGCTCGCCGCGCTCCCGCTCTCCGACAAGGCGTCGGTGGGGCTCGTTCTTGCGCCGGAGTGCCTGAGGCCCGTCATGGCGTTGCTCCAGCGCGGCAGCGCGGAGGCGAGGTTGCACGCCATGGACATCCTCACCAAGATCTCCAGTGCCGGCGCCGGTGACCACTGGACTGCCGGCATCGACGTCGACGACGTGCTCAAGTCCCTCCTCGAGCTCCTGTCTGACGAGGTCTCCGCGCGCCTCAGCTCGCGCGCGCTCGACGTGCTGCTGGACGTCGTGGAGCGGTCGCCGAGCGGGCGCGCCAAGGCCGTGGAGGTCGGCGCGGTGCACGTCCTCGTCGAGCTCCTCGTCGTGGACGCCGACGACCGCCACGTCGCCGAGCGGATACTGCTGCTTCTCAAGCGGCTGTGCAAGTGCCCCGAGGGCCGCCTCGCCTTCGCCGAGCACGACCTGTCGGTCGCGGCCGTGGCGAGGACAATGCTGAGGGTGTCGGATctggccacgcagctggccgtcaaGGTGCTGTGGCTCGTGTCCATGGTGGCGCAGTCGGAGAAGGTGCTCGAGGACATGGTGCTCACCGGCGCCGTGGCGAAGCTGCTGGGGCTGCTGCACGTCGAGAGCGCGCCGTCCACGAAGCAAAAGACGGTGAGGATGGTGAGGATCCACGGCGTGTTCTGGAGGCAGTACCCTTGCTTCCCCACCGACCTCAAGGATTACTTGAGGTTGCTCGATTGA